In one Aeromicrobium wangtongii genomic region, the following are encoded:
- a CDS encoding TetR/AcrR family transcriptional regulator, with translation MSHPARVTKSVLRTARKTTKSSRRADYSSSTKRALLDSATKLFTDHGYAGTSLDEVVAAARVTKGALYHHFPSKLALFENVFLRLQESTTAEIDKAINASKDPWERAQIGLDKFLEVCRRPQFRRICMQEGPVALGHEAWQEAEKQSTFGIVQRIVDDLLADLGGVDQLGGAFTAIFYGAVKSASEFVSDAEDPDAASEDVQATIGALLAGLRLLPTT, from the coding sequence ATGTCCCATCCCGCCCGCGTGACCAAGAGCGTCCTGCGCACCGCACGCAAGACCACCAAGAGCTCACGGCGGGCGGACTACTCCTCCAGCACGAAGCGAGCGCTGCTGGACAGCGCCACGAAGCTGTTCACCGATCATGGATATGCCGGCACGTCGCTGGACGAGGTCGTCGCCGCCGCGCGGGTGACCAAGGGAGCGCTGTACCACCACTTCCCCAGCAAGCTCGCGCTGTTCGAGAACGTGTTCCTGCGCCTGCAGGAGTCCACGACGGCGGAGATCGACAAGGCCATCAACGCGTCGAAGGACCCCTGGGAGCGCGCGCAGATCGGTCTGGACAAGTTCCTCGAGGTCTGCCGCCGTCCGCAGTTCCGGCGCATCTGCATGCAGGAGGGCCCCGTGGCCCTCGGCCACGAGGCCTGGCAGGAGGCCGAGAAGCAGTCGACGTTCGGCATCGTGCAGCGCATCGTCGACGACCTGCTGGCCGATCTCGGCGGGGTGGACCAGCTCGGTGGCGCGTTCACCGCGATCTTCTACGGAGCGGTCAAGTCGGCCTCGGAGTTCGTCTCGGACGCCGAGGACCCGGACGCCGCCAGTGAGGACGTCCAGGCCACGATCGGCGCGCTGCTCGCCGGGCTGCGGCTGCTGCCGACCACCTGA
- a CDS encoding MerR family transcriptional regulator: MPEDPTTAEEFTVDELASRAQMTVRNVRAYAGRGLIEPPRLVGRTGYYNREHLQRLQLIRQLLERGFTLAAIEKAIHSTPQNAAGHTLDLMTILDLPDEGGAEIMPREDLAALAGVERDDALIESMVGLGLVEKIDDDRVRLIEPTVVRAGAAAVTMGLAPETVIGMFPVLQQHLRAITDTFVREVVAEQIQPFIDAGFPEDDWERIIALVDGLLPIASQVTLGIFRSEFRQSIEVEVGEQITGLAARRP; encoded by the coding sequence ATGCCCGAGGACCCGACCACCGCCGAGGAGTTCACGGTCGACGAGCTCGCATCCCGCGCCCAGATGACGGTGCGCAACGTGCGGGCCTACGCCGGACGCGGGCTGATCGAGCCACCCCGACTGGTCGGGCGCACCGGCTACTACAACAGGGAGCACCTGCAGCGCCTTCAGCTGATCCGCCAGCTGCTGGAGCGCGGGTTCACGCTGGCCGCGATCGAGAAGGCGATCCACAGCACCCCGCAGAACGCCGCCGGCCACACGCTCGACCTGATGACGATCCTGGACCTGCCCGACGAGGGCGGGGCCGAGATCATGCCGCGCGAGGACCTTGCAGCCCTGGCCGGCGTCGAGCGCGACGACGCGCTGATCGAGTCGATGGTGGGCCTGGGCCTGGTCGAGAAGATCGACGACGACCGGGTGCGCCTGATCGAGCCGACCGTCGTACGGGCCGGTGCGGCAGCCGTCACGATGGGCCTCGCGCCGGAGACGGTGATCGGCATGTTCCCGGTCCTGCAGCAGCATCTGCGCGCGATCACCGACACCTTCGTGCGCGAGGTCGTGGCCGAGCAGATCCAGCCGTTCATCGACGCGGGATTTCCCGAGGACGACTGGGAGCGCATCATCGCGCTGGTCGACGGCCTGCTGCCGATCGCCAGCCAGGTGACGCTGGGCATCTTCCGCAGCGAGTTCCGGCAGTCGATCGAGGTGGAGGTCGGCGAGCAGATCACCGGCCTGGCGGCGCGGCGCCCCTGA
- a CDS encoding YqgE/AlgH family protein, which produces MGALSGALLVATPVIDSGPFLRSVVFVLDHDEDGSLGVIVNRPLDSDVEDVLPEWADLVNAPVCLFDGGPVGIDSALALGVVTDIVPPDGWQQMTGRVGLVDLDGPLPPGGSLAGLRVFAGYAGWGPQQLEAEIEEGAWLVVEAREGDLISPQPETLWRDVLRRQDDDVRFWATFPDDPSAN; this is translated from the coding sequence ATGGGAGCTCTGAGCGGTGCGTTGCTGGTGGCCACCCCGGTCATCGACTCGGGCCCCTTCCTGCGCAGCGTCGTGTTCGTGCTCGACCACGACGAGGACGGTTCGCTCGGGGTGATCGTCAACCGGCCGCTGGACTCCGACGTCGAGGACGTGCTGCCGGAGTGGGCCGATCTGGTCAACGCCCCCGTGTGCCTGTTCGACGGCGGGCCGGTGGGCATCGACTCGGCCCTTGCCCTGGGTGTCGTCACCGACATCGTCCCGCCGGACGGCTGGCAGCAGATGACCGGGCGCGTCGGCCTGGTCGACCTGGACGGCCCTCTGCCGCCGGGCGGTTCGCTGGCCGGTCTGCGGGTGTTCGCCGGCTACGCCGGATGGGGTCCGCAGCAGCTCGAGGCCGAGATCGAGGAGGGCGCCTGGCTCGTGGTCGAGGCACGTGAGGGAGATCTCATCTCCCCACAGCCGGAGACGTTGTGGCGTGATGTGCTGCGACGCCAGGACGACGACGTCAGATTCTGGGCGACATTCCCCGACGACCCCTCAGCCAACTAG
- a CDS encoding DUF3039 domain-containing protein, translating into MAFFQRGSQTALDERTDERVDQRTEEGDHEKFSHYVPKDELTEAMVMGTPVVALCGKVWTPSRDPQRFPVCPECKDIWESMDKGDEGDDSGDA; encoded by the coding sequence GTGGCTTTCTTCCAACGTGGTTCGCAGACGGCTCTCGACGAGCGCACCGATGAGCGCGTCGACCAGCGCACGGAGGAGGGCGATCACGAGAAGTTCTCGCACTACGTGCCCAAGGACGAGCTGACCGAGGCCATGGTCATGGGCACGCCCGTCGTCGCGCTGTGCGGCAAGGTGTGGACACCCAGCCGCGATCCGCAGCGGTTCCCGGTCTGCCCGGAGTGCAAGGACATCTGGGAGAGCATGGACAAGGGCGACGAGGGGGACGACTCGGGTGACGCGTAG
- a CDS encoding DEAD/DEAH box helicase: MTRSQHLRVWQREAFDLYQRKQPSDFLTVATPGAGKTTFALTIAADLLARGVVERVVIVAPTDHLKTQWALAAAGIGIMIDPGLPSQGALGAGFQGFAVTYAGIAVNPNAYRARIEHRSTMVILDEVHHAGDALTWGDGIQEACEPAVRRLALTGTPFRSDENPIPFVTYAPQSDGSKTSVADYSYGYGQALKDGVVRPVLFMAYSGQMHWRTRAGDEVAARLGEPLDRAATAQALRTALDPNGSWIPEVLSAAHKRLQEVRRDIPDAGGLVIASDQDSARAYASVLADLTGTRPTVVLSDEAGSSAKIAEFSAGMDPWMVAVRMVSEGVDIPRLAVGVYATTTSTPLYFAQAVGRFVRARRKGETASIFLPSVPRLLALASDLETQRDHVVGRPVKDETDLFAAEAELLAKAQQDVGASEDQLGQYRALASDASFDRLVYDGGEFGYDALSDDQGELDFLGIPGLLEPDQVAELLRSARAKRARERGTTTTAPAADVAFERRSELRRELQALVGAWHHRTGAPHGVTHSRLRAQCGGPPAAQASSEQLQERIDALRAWALKASS; this comes from the coding sequence GTGACGCGTAGCCAGCACCTCCGGGTCTGGCAGCGAGAGGCGTTCGACCTCTACCAGCGCAAGCAACCGAGTGACTTCCTGACGGTCGCCACGCCCGGCGCCGGCAAGACCACGTTCGCCCTGACGATCGCTGCTGACCTGCTCGCGCGCGGAGTCGTCGAGCGTGTGGTCATCGTGGCGCCGACCGACCACCTCAAGACACAGTGGGCGCTGGCGGCTGCCGGCATCGGCATCATGATCGACCCGGGCCTGCCGAGCCAGGGCGCCCTCGGCGCAGGGTTCCAGGGCTTCGCGGTGACCTACGCGGGCATCGCGGTCAACCCCAATGCCTACCGGGCCCGCATCGAGCACCGCTCGACGATGGTCATCCTGGACGAGGTCCACCACGCCGGTGACGCGCTGACGTGGGGCGACGGCATCCAGGAGGCGTGCGAGCCGGCCGTCCGGCGACTCGCGCTGACCGGCACGCCGTTCCGCTCCGACGAGAACCCGATCCCGTTCGTGACGTACGCGCCGCAGTCCGACGGCTCGAAGACGAGCGTCGCCGACTACTCCTACGGCTACGGGCAGGCCCTGAAGGACGGCGTCGTCCGTCCGGTCCTGTTCATGGCGTACTCGGGGCAGATGCACTGGCGCACGCGCGCCGGTGACGAGGTCGCCGCACGACTTGGGGAGCCGCTCGACCGGGCGGCCACGGCGCAGGCCCTGCGCACCGCGCTGGACCCCAACGGCTCCTGGATCCCCGAGGTGCTGAGCGCCGCGCACAAGCGACTCCAGGAGGTGCGCCGCGACATCCCCGACGCGGGCGGCCTGGTGATCGCCAGCGACCAGGACAGCGCACGCGCCTACGCCTCGGTGCTGGCCGACCTCACCGGCACGCGCCCGACGGTCGTGCTGTCGGACGAAGCGGGCAGCAGCGCCAAGATCGCCGAGTTCTCGGCCGGCATGGACCCGTGGATGGTCGCGGTGCGCATGGTCAGTGAAGGCGTCGACATCCCGCGCCTGGCCGTCGGCGTCTACGCGACCACGACCTCGACCCCGCTGTACTTCGCCCAGGCCGTCGGCCGCTTCGTGCGTGCTCGCCGCAAGGGCGAGACCGCCTCGATCTTCCTGCCCAGCGTGCCGCGACTGCTGGCGCTCGCCTCCGACCTGGAGACGCAGCGCGATCACGTCGTCGGCCGACCGGTCAAGGACGAGACGGACCTGTTCGCCGCCGAGGCCGAGCTGCTCGCCAAGGCGCAGCAGGACGTCGGTGCCTCCGAGGACCAGCTGGGGCAGTACCGCGCCCTGGCCAGCGACGCCTCGTTCGACCGCCTCGTCTACGACGGCGGCGAGTTCGGCTACGACGCGCTGTCCGACGACCAGGGCGAGCTGGACTTCCTGGGCATCCCGGGCCTGCTCGAGCCCGACCAGGTCGCCGAGCTGTTGCGCTCGGCCCGGGCCAAGCGCGCCCGCGAGAGAGGCACGACGACCACGGCTCCCGCCGCTGATGTGGCCTTCGAGCGCCGCAGCGAGCTGCGCCGTGAGCTGCAGGCGCTGGTCGGTGCGTGGCACCACCGCACCGGGGCGCCGCACGGGGTGACGCACAGCCGCCTGCGGGCGCAGTGCGGTGGCCCGCCGGCCGCCCAGGCGTCCTCCGAGCAGCTGCAGGAGCGCATCGACGCCCTGCGGGCCTGGGCCCTCAAAGCCTCCAGCTGA
- a CDS encoding alpha/beta hydrolase: MSSSAMALRTRLFGAILRRTATPVEQARDFPALRAERLRVQGTRLGTMIFGRTDPAASVEQITVGTGLRALVHRPKDAIGPLPCVVNFHGGGWVQGNPEQSAWLASRVAVRNRVAVISPAYRLAPEHPFPAGLDDCHDALAWIVEHADELGITPERVAVMGDSAGGNIAAVLALLARDEGGPQLRAQVLIYPSVEMYERWPSEDRHAEAPVLTSANMRGYARLYLGEQYGTEDFRASPIRAASHAGLPKTLIVTAAADPLLDNGARYRDALAADGVPVRYVEHDGAIHGFMSLPGVVPVAREALDDIVEFLGEAL, from the coding sequence GTGAGCTCTTCTGCCATGGCCCTGCGTACCCGCCTTTTTGGGGCGATCCTGCGTCGCACCGCGACCCCCGTCGAGCAGGCCCGGGACTTCCCGGCGCTGCGCGCCGAGCGGCTACGGGTGCAGGGCACCCGGCTGGGCACGATGATCTTCGGCCGCACCGATCCGGCGGCATCAGTCGAGCAGATCACCGTCGGGACGGGACTGCGGGCGTTGGTGCACCGGCCCAAGGACGCGATCGGGCCGCTGCCGTGCGTCGTGAACTTTCACGGGGGCGGCTGGGTGCAGGGCAATCCGGAGCAGTCGGCCTGGTTGGCCAGCCGCGTCGCGGTGCGCAACCGGGTCGCCGTGATCTCGCCGGCCTACCGGCTGGCACCCGAGCACCCGTTCCCCGCGGGGCTGGACGACTGTCACGACGCCCTGGCGTGGATCGTGGAGCACGCGGACGAGCTCGGCATCACCCCCGAGCGGGTCGCCGTGATGGGCGACAGTGCCGGCGGCAACATCGCGGCGGTCCTGGCCCTGCTGGCACGGGACGAGGGTGGCCCGCAGCTGCGCGCCCAGGTGCTGATCTACCCGAGCGTGGAGATGTACGAGCGCTGGCCGTCCGAGGACAGGCATGCCGAGGCGCCGGTGCTGACCTCGGCGAACATGCGCGGATACGCCCGGCTCTACCTGGGCGAGCAGTACGGCACCGAGGACTTCCGGGCGTCCCCGATCAGGGCGGCATCGCACGCGGGGCTGCCCAAGACCCTGATCGTGACCGCGGCGGCCGATCCGCTGCTCGACAACGGCGCCCGGTACCGGGACGCGCTCGCGGCGGACGGGGTCCCGGTTCGCTACGTCGAGCACGACGGCGCGATCCACGGGTTCATGAGCCTGCCGGGCGTCGTCCCGGTCGCCCGCGAGGCGCTGGACGACATCGTCGAGTTCCTGGGCGAGGCGCTCTGA
- a CDS encoding oxygenase MpaB family protein: MRPLFWQRSHWQQQISRLDPETQYEQIARITGMLEFPWDSQQALSFALFRTYAVPSIGRLLYDTGEFTQATQKRHDDTALILETLVAEGLESPDGRAGVRRMNQMHGSYDISNDDMRYVLSTFVVTPVRWIERYGWREGLAAEKTAAVRYYQRLGRLMGIQDVPADYDGFAELMDAYEQQTYVFDPKARAVADATLDLFVGFYPRPVRPLMRRFSIALLDDHLREAFDYPRPSRLVSRLAHGSLVARGRIVRFLPPRRKPALLRDNHRIRSYPGGFMIERLGTFPATMPQDSGTPTG; this comes from the coding sequence ATGAGGCCCCTCTTCTGGCAGCGCAGTCACTGGCAGCAGCAGATCTCCCGGCTCGACCCGGAGACGCAGTACGAGCAGATCGCCCGCATCACCGGCATGCTCGAGTTCCCGTGGGACTCCCAGCAGGCGCTGAGCTTCGCCCTGTTCCGCACGTACGCCGTGCCGTCGATCGGCCGGCTCCTGTACGACACGGGGGAGTTCACGCAGGCGACGCAGAAGCGCCACGACGACACCGCGCTGATCCTGGAGACCCTGGTCGCCGAAGGGCTGGAGTCGCCCGACGGGCGCGCCGGCGTCCGCCGCATGAACCAGATGCACGGCAGCTACGACATCTCCAACGACGACATGCGGTACGTCCTGTCGACGTTCGTGGTCACCCCGGTGCGCTGGATCGAGCGCTATGGCTGGCGCGAGGGCCTGGCCGCCGAGAAGACCGCCGCGGTCCGGTACTACCAGCGGCTCGGACGTCTCATGGGCATCCAGGACGTGCCGGCCGACTACGACGGCTTCGCCGAGCTGATGGACGCGTACGAGCAGCAGACCTACGTCTTCGACCCGAAGGCGCGGGCCGTCGCCGACGCCACGCTGGACCTGTTCGTCGGGTTCTACCCGCGGCCCGTGCGCCCGCTGATGCGACGGTTCAGCATCGCGCTGCTGGACGATCACCTGCGGGAGGCCTTCGACTACCCGCGGCCGTCGCGGCTGGTGAGCCGGCTCGCGCACGGTTCGCTGGTCGCCCGGGGCAGGATCGTGCGGTTCCTCCCGCCACGCCGCAAGCCTGCGCTGCTGCGCGACAACCACCGCATCCGTTCCTATCCGGGGGGCTTCATGATCGAGCGCCTCGGCACGTTCCCGGCGACGATGCCGCAGGACAGTGGGACGCCGACGGGCTGA
- a CDS encoding NHL repeat-containing protein, producing the protein MRQFRWAVGLAVMIMAGSVLPASAHHDHDRRPAQPDRIELPNGWLPEGITTDGKNLYSGSRADGAIVKIAIRSGRTTRFAGAAGRVAVGIDYDRRRDVLWVAGGAGKQVRAQDADTGKVLATYAFPSAGARFVNDLTVTRTGVYATDSLSKELLVIPFGHGRSAKLPAAGRARIVPLTGDLQLAEGNNLNGIVSYGRSLVAVQSNTGLLLRIDPRSGRTRQVDTGGTTFVNGDGLERGRGVLYVVQNRFNKIAVVDLDRRQRTGELVDTIERSDFADEIDVPSTVALVHRSLFVVNARFGIASPGTAAYWITRADARR; encoded by the coding sequence ATGAGACAGTTCCGTTGGGCGGTGGGACTCGCCGTGATGATCATGGCCGGGTCCGTCCTGCCCGCCTCCGCCCACCACGACCACGACCGACGCCCCGCGCAGCCGGACCGCATCGAGCTGCCGAACGGCTGGCTGCCCGAGGGAATCACGACAGACGGCAAGAATCTCTACTCGGGCTCCCGCGCCGACGGGGCCATCGTGAAGATCGCCATCCGCTCGGGACGCACCACCCGCTTCGCCGGGGCAGCCGGGCGGGTGGCCGTCGGCATCGACTACGACCGGCGCCGGGACGTCCTGTGGGTCGCCGGTGGGGCCGGCAAGCAGGTGCGTGCGCAGGACGCCGACACCGGCAAGGTCCTGGCGACGTACGCCTTCCCGAGCGCGGGCGCGCGATTCGTCAACGACCTGACCGTGACCCGCACCGGCGTCTACGCCACCGACTCGCTGTCCAAGGAGCTGCTGGTCATCCCGTTCGGGCACGGGCGGAGCGCGAAGCTGCCCGCGGCCGGTCGCGCCAGGATCGTGCCGTTGACCGGCGATCTGCAGCTCGCGGAGGGCAACAACCTCAACGGCATCGTGAGCTACGGCAGGTCGTTGGTCGCGGTGCAGAGCAACACCGGTCTGCTCCTTCGCATCGACCCGCGATCGGGCCGGACCCGCCAGGTCGACACCGGCGGCACGACCTTCGTCAACGGCGACGGTCTCGAGCGGGGCCGCGGCGTGCTCTACGTCGTGCAGAACCGGTTCAACAAGATCGCCGTGGTCGACCTCGACCGGCGCCAGCGGACCGGCGAGCTGGTCGACACGATCGAGCGGAGTGACTTCGCGGACGAGATCGACGTGCCCAGCACGGTCGCCCTCGTGCATCGATCGCTGTTCGTGGTCAACGCCCGGTTCGGGATCGCGAGCCCGGGGACGGCCGCCTACTGGATCACGCGGGCGGACGCGCGTCGCTGA
- a CDS encoding DoxX family protein, with product MPSTSPARTAGRIVLGTFLLFAGTSHLTFAREEFAAQVPPWFPAETDLVVIASGAVELALGGALVAAPRRHRATVGWVVAAFFVAIFPGNISQLVTRTDAFGLDSDRARAVRLLFQPVLVVWALWSTGAWRAWRSKRLSDARPPA from the coding sequence ATGCCCTCGACCTCACCTGCCCGCACGGCCGGACGGATCGTGCTCGGCACCTTCCTGCTGTTCGCCGGCACCAGCCACCTGACCTTCGCCCGCGAGGAGTTCGCCGCCCAGGTGCCGCCGTGGTTCCCGGCCGAGACCGATCTGGTCGTCATCGCGTCGGGCGCGGTCGAGCTGGCTCTTGGCGGCGCACTCGTCGCCGCCCCGCGACGCCACCGGGCCACCGTGGGATGGGTCGTCGCGGCCTTCTTCGTGGCCATCTTCCCCGGCAACATCTCCCAGCTGGTCACCCGGACGGACGCCTTCGGCCTCGACTCGGACCGGGCCCGCGCCGTCCGGCTGCTCTTCCAGCCGGTGCTCGTGGTCTGGGCGCTGTGGTCGACCGGCGCGTGGCGGGCCTGGCGCTCCAAACGCCTCAGCGACGCGCGTCCGCCCGCGTGA
- a CDS encoding GNAT family N-acetyltransferase, whose product MSTPSADLPIDETSRARLAADGLRLRIVDGTDAAEYEGWFLAETRGFHNARPSAEVIAERQRNLGPDRRLVGVYDDTAGIPEQPVATTICWPADLTVPGLRAVPAWAVSGVTVAQTHRRRGIARALLEAELRTARALDLPVAMLTVSESTIYSRFGFSPAALARDVTVSTRRVRWTGPTAQGQVRLVTPEQLREDGLAIVERVRLARPGQISYSGHLWTRQLGLSAGDPSAPKLQTIRYDDADGTPQGFAVYEITEDPSDFADHRLAVKTLVAATTDAYAGLWRYLLEVDLVSTVTAHLRPVDEPLRWMIDDFRAVRVSEFDHLWVRVLDVPAALTARTYGAAGRLVIAINDPLGFAAGTWALDVGDTGEATVTATDDPADVSMSVNALGALYLGGVPASTLVAAGGLAGDAERLDRMFRAPVEPYLSIWF is encoded by the coding sequence GTGAGCACCCCATCCGCAGACCTCCCGATCGACGAGACGTCGCGGGCCCGACTGGCCGCTGACGGCCTGCGCCTGCGCATTGTCGACGGCACCGACGCCGCGGAGTACGAGGGCTGGTTCCTCGCGGAGACCCGTGGATTCCACAACGCCCGGCCCTCCGCGGAGGTCATCGCCGAGCGGCAGCGGAACCTGGGGCCGGACCGACGACTCGTCGGCGTCTACGACGACACGGCCGGCATCCCCGAGCAGCCGGTGGCCACCACCATCTGCTGGCCGGCCGACCTGACCGTGCCTGGTCTGCGGGCGGTGCCGGCATGGGCCGTCAGCGGTGTCACGGTCGCGCAGACGCACCGGCGGCGCGGCATCGCCCGCGCCCTCCTGGAGGCCGAGCTGCGCACGGCCCGTGCCCTCGACCTGCCGGTCGCGATGCTCACGGTCTCGGAGTCGACGATCTACTCCCGCTTCGGCTTCTCCCCCGCGGCCCTGGCGCGTGACGTCACCGTGTCGACCCGTCGGGTCCGTTGGACGGGCCCGACGGCGCAGGGACAGGTGCGCCTCGTGACACCCGAGCAGCTGCGCGAGGACGGGCTCGCGATCGTCGAGCGGGTGCGCCTGGCCCGCCCCGGGCAGATCTCGTACTCCGGGCACCTGTGGACCCGCCAGCTCGGCCTGTCCGCGGGCGACCCGAGCGCCCCGAAGCTGCAGACGATCCGGTACGACGACGCCGATGGCACACCGCAGGGATTCGCGGTCTACGAGATCACCGAGGACCCGTCCGACTTCGCCGACCACCGGCTCGCGGTCAAGACGCTCGTCGCGGCAACCACCGATGCGTACGCCGGGCTGTGGCGGTACCTGCTCGAGGTGGACCTCGTGTCGACCGTCACCGCCCACCTGCGTCCGGTCGACGAGCCGTTGCGCTGGATGATCGACGACTTCCGCGCGGTGCGGGTCAGCGAGTTCGACCACCTGTGGGTCCGCGTCCTGGACGTCCCGGCCGCGCTGACCGCCCGCACCTACGGCGCCGCGGGCCGGCTGGTCATCGCGATCAACGACCCGCTGGGCTTCGCCGCCGGAACCTGGGCGCTCGACGTCGGCGACACCGGCGAGGCCACGGTCACCGCGACGGACGACCCGGCCGACGTCTCGATGAGCGTCAACGCCCTCGGCGCGCTGTACCTCGGCGGCGTCCCCGCCAGCACGCTGGTGGCGGCCGGCGGCCTAGCCGGAGACGCCGAGCGGCTCGACCGGATGTTCCGCGCCCCGGTCGAGCCGTACCTCAGCATCTGGTTCTAG
- a CDS encoding isochorismatase family protein — MTAALIVVDVQNDFCEGGSLAVAGGARVAADVAGLIGSGAYPIVLATRDHHIDPGAHFSDAPDFVDSWPPHCVVGTDGEQLHAPLEPDMFAETFFKGEYAAAYSGFEGASASGTGLADWLRSHDVDRVDICGVATDYCVRATALDAAREGFRVRVLEGLTAAVSADNLPRVRQEWADAGVTTD, encoded by the coding sequence ATGACCGCCGCGCTGATCGTCGTCGACGTCCAGAACGACTTCTGCGAGGGCGGCTCCCTCGCAGTGGCCGGCGGTGCCCGGGTCGCGGCCGACGTGGCGGGGCTGATCGGCTCCGGCGCATACCCGATCGTGCTCGCCACCCGCGACCACCACATCGATCCCGGCGCGCACTTCTCGGACGCTCCCGACTTCGTCGACTCCTGGCCCCCGCACTGCGTCGTCGGGACCGACGGCGAGCAGCTGCACGCCCCGCTGGAGCCGGACATGTTCGCCGAGACGTTCTTCAAGGGCGAGTACGCCGCCGCCTACTCCGGCTTCGAGGGCGCCTCGGCATCCGGCACCGGCCTGGCCGACTGGCTGCGGTCCCACGACGTCGACCGGGTCGACATCTGCGGTGTCGCCACCGACTACTGCGTCCGGGCCACAGCCCTCGATGCCGCCCGCGAGGGATTCCGGGTGCGCGTGCTCGAGGGCCTCACCGCCGCGGTGTCGGCCGACAACCTGCCCCGGGTCCGACAGGAGTGGGCGGACGCCGGCGTCACGACGGACTGA
- a CDS encoding nicotinate phosphoribosyltransferase, producing the protein MTDSRSTALLTDHYELTMLQASLRDGTADRPSVFELFARRLSGGRRYGVVAGVGRALDALADFRFGDAELSFLREAQIVDADTLDWLADHRFSGTIWGYPDGEIYFPQSPVMIVEGTFAECVLLETLLLSILNHDSAIATAASRMITAAGDRPCIEMGSRRTQEQAAVAAARAAYIAGFAATSNLEAGRTYGIPTTGTSAHSFTLVHDSEREAFEAQISALGPGTTVLVDTYDVAEAIRTAVDLAGGELGGVRLDSGDLVSLARSVRQQLDDLGATKTRITVTSDLDEYAIAALAVAPVDGYGVGTSLVTGSGVPTSGFVYKLVSRADDDGQMVSVAKKSADKVSVGGRKYAMRRLGPTGRAQAEVIGIGSSPDHDANDRPLLVELVRDGKRVHTDSLEDARARLQASLAELPASARRLSKADPVLDTIYQEMDS; encoded by the coding sequence GTGACCGACTCCCGCAGCACCGCGCTGCTGACCGACCACTACGAGCTCACGATGCTGCAGGCGTCCCTGCGCGACGGCACCGCGGACCGGCCCTCGGTCTTCGAGCTGTTCGCCCGGCGCCTCTCGGGGGGCCGGCGCTACGGTGTCGTCGCCGGTGTCGGTCGGGCCCTGGACGCACTGGCGGACTTCCGCTTCGGCGATGCCGAGCTGTCGTTCCTGCGCGAGGCGCAGATCGTGGACGCCGACACGCTCGACTGGCTGGCCGACCACCGGTTCTCCGGCACGATCTGGGGCTATCCCGACGGGGAGATCTACTTCCCGCAGTCGCCGGTGATGATCGTCGAGGGCACCTTCGCGGAGTGCGTGCTCCTGGAGACCTTGCTGCTGTCGATCCTCAACCACGACTCGGCGATCGCGACGGCGGCCTCGCGGATGATCACCGCCGCCGGGGACCGCCCGTGCATCGAGATGGGCTCGCGCCGCACGCAGGAGCAGGCGGCCGTCGCGGCCGCCCGGGCGGCGTACATCGCCGGCTTCGCGGCCACGTCCAATCTCGAGGCGGGCCGCACCTACGGCATCCCGACGACCGGCACCAGCGCCCACTCGTTCACGCTGGTCCACGACAGCGAGCGGGAGGCCTTCGAGGCGCAGATCTCGGCCTTGGGGCCCGGCACCACCGTGCTGGTCGACACCTACGACGTCGCCGAGGCGATCCGGACGGCGGTCGACCTCGCGGGTGGCGAGCTCGGCGGCGTCCGCCTCGACTCCGGGGACCTGGTGTCCCTGGCCCGGTCAGTGCGCCAGCAGCTGGACGACCTCGGCGCCACGAAGACCCGGATCACGGTCACGAGCGATCTGGACGAGTACGCGATCGCGGCCCTGGCCGTCGCGCCGGTCGACGGCTACGGCGTGGGCACCTCCCTGGTGACGGGCTCGGGCGTGCCCACCAGCGGCTTCGTCTACAAGCTGGTGTCGCGCGCCGACGACGACGGCCAGATGGTCTCCGTGGCCAAGAAGAGCGCCGACAAGGTCTCCGTCGGCGGCCGCAAGTACGCCATGCGCCGGCTCGGCCCGACCGGACGCGCGCAGGCCGAGGTCATCGGCATCGGCTCGTCGCCCGATCACGACGCCAACGACCGGCCCCTGCTGGTCGAGCTGGTGCGCGACGGCAAGCGGGTCCACACCGACTCCCTCGAGGACGCCCGGGCGCGCCTGCAGGCATCGCTCGCGGAGCTGCCCGCGTCCGCCCGCCGACTGTCCAAGGCCGATCCGGTGCTGGACACGATCTACCAGGAGATGGACTCATGA